One region of Primulina huaijiensis isolate GDHJ02 unplaced genomic scaffold, ASM1229523v2 scaffold24871, whole genome shotgun sequence genomic DNA includes:
- the LOC140967225 gene encoding protein FAR1-RELATED SEQUENCE 11-like, producing the protein MPEQTNIIKETSENGSESSRDDNGTIEEMPEDTILSQQTSVNLLPFIGQRFVSQDAAYEFYSSFAKQCGFSIRRHRTRGKDGVGRGITRRDFTCHRGGFPQIKPTADLKLQRNRKSSRCGCQAYMRIVKRADFDVPEWRVTGFSNIHNHELLKFNEMQLLPLYCKMTADDKSRICMYAKAGMSVRQMLRLMELEKGIKLGCLPFSEIDVRNLLQSFRNVDQDNDPIDLLTMCKMKKDRDPNFKYNYNIDANHRLEHIAWSYSSSIKLYEVFGDVVVLDTTHRVDAYDMLLGIWIGVDNHGTYRLFGCMLLRDENAQSFSWGLKAFLDFMNGKAPVTILTDQNTWLKQALAMEMSATKQCFSIWHITSKFSDWFSVVLGSQYDNWKSEFHQLYDLHEVQEFEVGWREMMDTYGLHGNKHIVSLYALRAYWALPFLRSYFFAGMSSTFKSEMINSYIQRFLSAQSAPDNFVEQVALVLDARDQIGSKSKIQPKVPQVYLKTGSPIESHVATILTPYAFCKLQEELVSAPQYATMLVDQSYFIVRHHTEVDGGCKVLWVPHDEFISCTCRHYEFSGILCRHVLRVLSTSNCFRIPDQYLPLRWRHSSSTESAPSSSTKAQLLQSMISSLISESIKTEDRLDDACDHISLVLARVKQFPAAADGDDDIAYNSPSDSLILAEVEDSDSISQSFNGNSCESLAFAGWKERKSRDELDMYIKRRRFPVPCGGQYGHVVGNCPILGNEDLNGDGPGFM; encoded by the exons ATGCCCGAGCAAACGAATATAATTAAGGAAACTTCTGAAAATGGATCAGAGTCATCTCGAGACGATAATGGCACCATAGAGGAAATGCCAGAAGACACTATTTTGTCACAACAAACATCTGTAAACCTATTACCATTCATTGGACAGAGATTTGTATCCCAGGATGCTGCATATGAATTTTATAGTAGTTTTGCTAAACAATGTGGTTTTTCGATTAGACGCCACCGGACACGTGGTAAAGATGGTGTAGGCAGGGGAATTACCCGAAGGGATTTTACCTGCCACCGTGGTGGTTTCCCACAGATAAAGCCAACTGCAGATCTGAAGCTACAGAGGAATAGGAAATCGTCACGATGTGGATGCCAAGCATATATGAGGATCGTCAAAAGGGCTGATTTTGATGTCCCCGAATGGCGTGTCACTGGTTTTAGTAATATTCACAACCATGAACTTTTAAAGTTCAATGAGATGCAGCTACTTCCCCTCTATTGCAAGATGACCGCTGATGATAAGAGTCGTATTTGCATGTATGCAAAGGCTGGAATGTCAGTGCGACAGATGCTCAGGTTAATGGAGCTAGAAAAAGGTATTAAGCTAGGGTGTTTACCTTTCTCTGAGATTGATGTTCGAAATTTGCTGCAGTCATTTAGAAACGTGGACCAGGATAATGACCCGATTGATCTTCTCACAATGTGCAAGATGAAGAAAGACAGGGACCCAAATTTCAAATACAACTATAACATTGATGCTAACCACAGGCTAGAGCACATTGCATGGTCATATTCTTCATCCATTAAATTGTATGAGGTTTTTGGAGATGTTGTGGTTTTAGATACAACCCATCGTGTGGATGCTTATGACATGCTTCTTGGGATTTGGATTGGAGTGGATAATCATGGAACATATCGCTTATTTGGATGCATGCTTCTTCGAGATGAAAATGCGCAGTCATTCTCCTGGGGACTGAag GCATTCTTGGATTTCATGAATGGAAAAGCTCCTGTGACAATTTTGACCGATCAAAACACTTGGCTTAAACAAGCACTTGCTATGGAAATGTCAGCTACCAAACAATGCTTTTCCATTTGGCATATCACTTCTAAGTTTTCTGATTGGTTTTCAGTTGTGCTTGGATCTCAATATGATAACTGGAAATCTGAATTCCACCAGCTTTATGATTTACATGAAGTTCAGGAATTTGAGGTCGGATGGAGAGAGATGATGGATACATATGGACTGCATGGAAACAAGCATATTGTCAGCTTGTATGCACTTCGTGCATACTGGGCATTACCTTTTTTAAGATCATATTTTTTCGCTGGAATGTCAAGTACATTCAAGTCAGAGATGATAAACTCCTATATCCAACGGTTTCTAAGCGCACAATCTGCACCAGATAATTTTGTAGAGCAG GTGGCCTTGGTGTTAGACGCAAGAGATCAAATCGGTTCTAAATCAAAGATCCAACCAAAAGTACCACAAGTGTATCTCAAAACAGGGTCTCCAATCGAGTCACATGTTGCTACCATCCTTACACCATATGCCTTCTGCAAACTACAGGAAGAACTAGTATCAGCACCACAATATGCAACTATGTTGGTGGATCAAAGTTATTTCATTGTGAGACACCATACAGAGGTCGATGGAGGGTGCAAGGTACTATGGGTTCCACATGATGAGTTCATAAGCTGTACATGTCGACATTATGAGTTTTCGGGTATCCTCTGTAGGCATGTTCTTCGTGTTCTATCAACCAGCAATTGCTTCCGCATTCCGGACCAGTATCTACCTCTACGATGGCGTCACTCATCATCTACTGAATCTGCCCCCAGTTCTTCGACCAAGGCACAGTTGCTGCAGTCGATGATTTCATCACTAATTTCAGAATCAATCAAGACAGAAGATCGTCTTGATGATGCTTGTGATCATATAAGTTTGGTTCTGGCCCGGGTTAAACAGTTTCCAGCTGCAGCAGATGGTGATGATGACATTGCATATAACAGCCCATCCGATTCCCTAATTCTTGCTGAAGTTGAAGATTCTGATAGTATCTCTCAAAGTTTCAATGGGAATTCTTGTGAGTCTCTAGCTTTTGCTGGGTGGAAAGAGAGAAAATCGAGAGATGAACTGGACATGTACATAAAGAGAAGGCGTTTCCCCGTCCCTTGTGGTGGACAATATGGGCATGTAGTCGGGAATTGCCCCATTTTGGGAAATGAAGATTTAAATGGGGATGGGCCCGGATTTATGTAG
- the LOC140967349 gene encoding uncharacterized protein — protein sequence MKEGSRPSFPGIDTEKKLQIVRGINNNNKGGHQIYTRSWSRPSTDSPPHFPVDTEPNDQLDAMAAPKPWRFRDQDSMRRNRIAKYKGYGIAGRVMASIRNGAGWIKNKCSQISHGY from the coding sequence ATGAAAGAAGGAAGCAGACCAAGTTTTCCAGGTATCGACACTGAGAAAAAGTTACAAATAGTTCGTGGAATCAACAATAATAACAAGGGTGGTCACCAGATTTACACGAGGAGTTGGTCTCGGCCATCCACCGATTCGCCACCGCACTTTCCAGTGGATACTGAGCCAAATGATCAGTTGGATGCTATGGCAGCGCCGAAGCCCTGGAGATTTCGAGACCAGGACTCCATGCGGCGGAATCGGATAGCCAAGTATAAAGGGTATGGTATTGCAGGTAGAGTGATGGCTTCTATCAGGAATGGGGCTGGTTGGATCAAGAATAAGTGCTCTCAGATCAGCCATGGTTACTGA
- the LOC140967353 gene encoding protein DEHYDRATION-INDUCED 19 homolog 3-like has translation MGDRFYGDSFYSNRCMDDYNEEGEETEGEYEDEEVNDAENGEKSDELACPFCIEDFDVLGLCCHIDADHRVEVKPGICPFCATRVGINMASHVITQHESILKALCNKKQRSSRSRSTILLFRKELQERHLRSIKESSLVDSSSEAAADSVILSFVNSPQPAYRPRTIESASSTEASSRRQSSNVDSLERIQSTLSTGRRNEMARSEFLQELMLSTIFDDL, from the exons ATGGGCGATCGGTTTTACGGGGATTCCTTTTATTCCAATCGCTGCATGG ATGACTACAATGAAGAGGGAGAGGAAACGGAGGGGGAGTACGAGGACGAAGAAGTCAACGACGCTGAAAACGGAGAGAAATCGGATGAACTGGCTTGCCCCTTTTGTATCGAGGATTTTGATGTCCTCGGATTGTGCTGCCACATCGATGCCGACCATCGTGTGGAGGTTAAACCCGGG ATATGTCCTTTTTGTGCTACAAGGGTGGGAATAAACATGGCTTCACATGTAATCACGCAGCACGagagtattttaaaa GCCCTCTGCAATAAGAAGCAGCGTAGTTCTCGCTCCAGATCAACAATTCTTTTATTCAGGAAAGAGCTGCAGGAGAGGCATTTGCGAAGCATTAAGGAGTCCTCTTTGGTTGATTCTTCTTCTGAGGCAGCAGCTGATTCCGTGATTTTGTCATTCGTGAACAGTCCACAACCTGCTTATAGACCTAGAACCATTGAATCTGCTTCCTCAACTGAGGCTAGCTCAAGAAGGCAAAGTTCAAATGTTGATTCTTTGGAGAG AATACAATCAACTCTGTCGActgggagaagaaatgagatGGCTAGGAGTGAATTTTTACAGGAATTAATGTTATCCACCATTTTTGACGACTTATGA
- the LOC140967348 gene encoding uncharacterized protein encodes MEMERDSTNLLNGGRRSWRRKGYTRLNSYSRRKRKLRMRVLKLGSGVANGSTSCWRFWRIKLAPPVELKLRFSPKKFILRMRDAYVDMMLRIASTRMIGNGFGRLPMKEYDEGMIAEIYKSIVAAQGPLVPPRGGVDRRG; translated from the coding sequence ATGGAAATGGAAAGGGACTCAACAAATTTACTCAACGGAGGAAGAAGGTCTTGGCGGAGGAAGGGATACACGCGGCTGAATTCCTATTCCAGACGGAAAAGAAAGCTGCGAATGCGAGTGCTGAAGCTTGGTTCCGGTGTTGCTAATGGATCTACCAGCTGCTGGAGATTCTGGAGGATCAAATTGGCGCCGCCGGTGGAGCTGAAACTCCGGTTCTCGCCGAAGAAATTTATACTCAGGATGCGAGACGCTTACGTGGATATGATGCTGAGAATCGCCAGCACGCGGATGATAGGGAACGGGTTCGGGAGGTTGCCGATGAAGGAGTACGACGAGGGGATGATAGCGGAGATCTACAAGTCCATTGTCGCGGCGCAAGGGCCGTTGGTGCCTCCGAGAGGCGGTGTTGATCGCAGAGGGTAA
- the LOC140967312 gene encoding GATA transcription factor 15-like — translation MDLKEDEKQDSDERNSDRCSVKCCSGCRTTRTPLWRGGPEGPKSLCNACGIKHNKKRRQLMGLDTVRSAHKKKKRTSVNRRNGVREILKMRFMASGSEVVLQRSGKMLSKLREEEQAAILLMALSYGSVYA, via the exons ATGGATCTGAAAGAGGATGAG AAGCAAGATTCCGATGAGCGAAACAGCGACAGGTGTTCGGTGAAATGCTGCAGCGGCTGTCGCACTACAAGAACTCCACTCTGGAGAGGCGGTCCGGAGGGACCCAAG TCTCTGTGTAATGCTTGTGGGATCAAACACAATAAGAAGAGACGACAGCTGATGGGTTTGGATACTGTAAGAAGTGCCCACAAGAAGAAGAAGCGGACCTCTGTAAATCGCCGTAATGGAGTTAGAGAGATTTTGAAAATGCGATTTATGGCTTCGGGGAGTGAAGTCGTGTTACAGAGGTCGGGGAAGATGCTGAGCAAGTTGAGGGAGGAAGAGCAAGCGGCCATACTGTTGATGGCTCTTTCCTACGGATCTGTTTATGCTTAG
- the LOC140967276 gene encoding importin subunit alpha-like, translating into MSLRPSARTEVRRSRYKVAVDAEEGRRRREDNMVEIRKNRREENLLKKRREGLQAQQLQPTVDVPQLDKKLESLPAMVAGIWSNDRALQLEATTQARKILSIERNPPIDEVIQSGVVPRFVEFLAREDYPQLQFEAAWALTNIASGTSDNTKVVIDHGAVPIFVKLLSSPSDDVREQAVWALGNVAGDSPKCRDLVLGYGALMPLLAQFNDQVKLSMLRNATWTLSNFCRGKPQPRFDQVKPALPALAHLMHTNDEEVLTDACWALSYLSDGTNDKIQAVIEAGVCPRLVELLLHPSPSVLIPALRTVGNIVTGDDLQTQVIIQNMALPCLLSLLMQNYKKSIKKEACWTVSNITAGNRDQIQAVIEAGIISPLVLLLQNAEFEIKKEAAWAISNATSGGTSDQIKFLVGEGCIKPLCDLLVSPDPRIVTVCLEGLENILKVGEAERNLGDTGDVNVFAQMIDDAEGLEKIENLQSHDNNEIYEKAVKILETYWLEEDDEQLVSGDGPQSGFNFGGGELPVPSGGFKFG; encoded by the exons ATGTCGTTGAGGCCGAGCGCGAGAACGGAGGTTCGCCGGAGTAGGTACAAGGTGGCGGTGGACGCTGAAGAGGGCCGGAGGCGGCGAGAGGATAACATGGTGGAGATCCGGAAGAATAGGAGGGAGGAGAATTTGCTGAAGAAGAGACGCGAGGGGCTTCAAGCTCAGCAATTGCAGCCTACGGTCGATGTACCGCAGCTCGATAAAAAG TTGGAGAGTCTTCCAGCAATGGTGGCTGGAATTTGGTCAAATGATAGAGCATTACAACTCGAGGCCACAACTCAGGCTCGTAAAATTCTTTCGATAG AAAGGAATCCACCAATTGATGAGGTGATTCAGTCTGGAGTTGTTCCACGGTTTGTTGAGTTTCTTGCAAGAGAGGACTACCCACAGCTTCAG TTTGAGGCAGCGTGGGCTCTCACAAACATTGCTTCTGGGACGTCTGATAATACTAAGGTTGTGATAGATCATGGCGCTGTTCCTATTTTTGTGAAACTTCTTAGTTCTCCAAGTGATGATGTTCGAGAACAG GCTGTATGGGCTTTAGGAAATGTTGCGGGTGATTCGCCGAAGTGTCGTGATCTTGTCCTTGGTTATGGAGCTTTGATGCCCTTATTGGCTCAATTTAATGATCAAGTTAAATTATCCATGTTGCGAAATGCAACATGGACACTGTCAAACTTTTGTCGGGGAAAACCACAACCCCGGTTTGATCAG GTGAAACCAGCCCTCCCTGCACTTGCTCATCTTATGCATACAAATGATGAAGAAGTCCTCACAGATGCATGCTGGGCACTTTCTTATCTCTCTGATGGCACAAATGATAAAATTCAAGCTGTGATAGAGGCTGGTGTATGCCCTCGTCTGGTTGAGCTTTTACT GCATCCCTCACCATCTGTTCTGATCCCTGCGCTGCGAACTGTGGGTAATATTGTGACAGGCGACGATTTGCAGACTCAG GTCATCATTCAGAACATGGCTCTTCCTTGCTTACTTAGCTTGTTGATGCAAAATTATAAGAAAAGCATCAAGAAGGAAGCTTGTTGGACTGTGTCAAACATCACTGCTGGAAATAGGGATCAAATTCAG GCTGTGATTGAAGCTGGCATAATTTCCCCCCTCGTTCTTTTACTTCAAAATGCCGAGTTTGAAATAAAGAAAGAGGCTGCTTGGGCTATATCTAATGCCACTTCTGGCGGAACTAGCGACCAAATCAA GTTTCTAGTAGGCGAGGGCTGTATAAAACCATTGTGCGATCTTCTGGTTTCTCCCGACCCAAGAATCGTCACAGTCTGCTTGGAAGGTCTTGAGAACATCCTGAAGGTTGGAGAAGCTGAGAGGAACCTGGGTGACACGGGAGATGTGAATGTCTTTGCCCAGATGATTGATGATGCGGAAGGGCTAGAAAAGATCGAAAATCTTCAGAGCCACGATAACAACGAAATTTACGAGAAGGCGGTAAAGATACTTGAAACATATTGGTTAGAAGAAGACGATGAGCAGCTGGTATCTGGTGATGGTCCCCAATCTGGTTTCAACTTTGGAGGTGGTGAACTTCCTGTTCCATCTGGAGGATTCAAATTTGGCTGA
- the LOC140967226 gene encoding uncharacterized protein produces MTSVLVVADLGGDDHRLPLLQHVRTDYSTTLPVEELPPSNSADSKQRLVSLDVFRGLTVALMILVDDAGKAFPSINHAPWFGVTLADFVMPFFLFVVGVSVSLVFKKVTNRSAATKKVIIRTVWLFLLGVILQGGYFHGRSQLTYGVDLEKIRMMGVLQRIAIGYLLASILEIWLVKNTVVDSTVAFMERYCFQMGAAILLGLLYMLLLYGLYVPNWTFDMSGLSINLLTSPGANTSIVHCGLRGSLEPPCNAVGLIDRILLGEYHLYQRPVYRRTKECSVNSPDYGPLPPNSPAWCLAPFDPEGILSSLMAAITCFVGLHYGHIIVHFKGQMQRIIIWSISSLLLLIPGFFVWFLGVPFSKPLYTLSYMFITAAASGFLFSVIYFIVDCKGINKPTIIFQWMGLNALIIYALAACDIFPAALQGFYWRSPETNLVDFSERVLQALFHSNKWGTLVFVVLEILFWGAVAGFLHWKRIYVKL; encoded by the exons ATGACGTCAGTTTTGGTGGTAGCAGATCTTGGCGGCGATGATCATCGCCTGCCGCTACTCCAGCACGTCCGGACGGATTATTCTACTACACTACCTGTGGAGGAGCTGCCACCAAGTAATTCGGCTGATTCAAAACAACGTCTCGTCTCTCTCGATGTTTTTCGAGGCCTCACAGTCGCT cTGATGATTTTAGTTGACGATGCTGGAAAAGCGTTTCCATCTATAAATCACGCGCCGTGGTTCGGAGTTACGCTGGCTGACTTTGTGATGCCATTTTTCCTCTTCGTAGTTGGTGTTTCTGTGAGTCTCGTGTTCAAG AAAGTAACAAACAGATCAGCAGCCACGAAGAAAGTGATTATACGGACTGTATGGCTCTTTCTGCTAGGAGTGATTCTTCAAG GTGGGTATTTTCATGGACGCAGCCAGCTGACTTATGGGGTTGATTTGGAAAAAATACGCATGATGGGAGTGCTGCAG AGAATTGCAATTGGATATCTGTTAGCTTCAATTCTGGAGATCTGGCTAGTTAAGAATACTGTGGTCGATTCAACAGTAGCATTTATGGAGAGATACTGTTTCCAGAT GGGCGCTGCCATTTTATTAGGCTTGTTATACATGCTTTTGTTGTATGGCCTTTATGTTCCAAACTGGACCTTTGATATGTCAGGACTCAGCATCAACTTACTGACATCACCTGGAGCTAACACTTCAATT GTTCATTGTGGATTAAGAGGCAGTCTTGAACCTCCTTGCAATGCAGTTGGCTTGATTGATCGAATTCTTCTTGGTGAATATCATCTTTATCAACGTCCTGTTTATAGAAGAACAAAG GAATGCAGTGTCAACTCTCCAGATTATGGTCCTCTGCCACCCAATTCACCTGCCTGGTGCTTGGCTCCATTTGATCCAGAGGGCATTTTAAG CTCTTTGATGGCTGCCATTACATGTTTTGTTGGactgcattatgggcatattaTTGTCCATTTTAAG GGACAGATGCAGAGGATAATCATATGGTCAATATCATCCCTCCTCCTCCTGATCCCTGGTTTTTTTGTATGGTTTCTCG GTGTTCCTTTTTCTAAACCTCTGTACACATTAAGCTATATGTTCATCACAGCCGCAGCCTCTGGCTTTCTTTTCTCTGTTATTTACTTTATT GTTGACTGCAAAGGTATCAACAAGCCAACTATAATATTCCAGTGGATGGGACTGAATGCTCTGATCATCTATGCTCTGGCTGCATGCGACATTTTTCCAGCCGCTCTGCAAGGATTTTACTGGCGTTCACCCGAAACAAACCTG GTTGACTTCTCTGAAAGGGTGTTGCAAGCACTGTTCCATTCAAATAAGTGGGGTACATTAGTATTTGTCGTTCTTGAGATCTTATTCTGGGGTGCTGTTGCTGGTTTCCTCCACTGGAAACGCATTTATGTAAAACTTTAA